AGGAGCATTACCGTTTCGGGCAACCGGTAACTGCCACCCACCGCCCCGGCAAACAGGCCGTGCATGCCGTTTTAATCAATACGGTGCTACCGCTTCTCTACCTCTATGGACAACAAAAAAACACCCGCTATTACCAGGAGAAAGCCCTGCATTTCCTCCAGCAGCTACCCGCCGAAAAAAACAAGATTACCAATGCCTGGGAAAAGCTGGGCGTTACACAGGAAAACGCCATGGAATCGCAGGCACTCCTGCAATTGAAGCAATATTACTGCGATGAAAAGAGATGTCTGAAATGCGCAATAGGCATGAAGATATTGGGCGGGGAAAAGATGTAGGAATTTAGGAATTTTTTGATTTACGAATTTAGGGATTTGAAATGCAGCGGAGATAACCGTATACGCACATATCTCCGCTGCATTTCAAATCCCTAAATTCGTAAATCAAAAAATTCTTAAATAGTGCCTTACCAATTGAAGGTTACATCCTGTACAAGGTCCGGGTGTACGCTTTTGGCGACGGGGCAGGTGAGTGCTGCTCTTTCGAGGACGGTTTTTTCTTTTTCTCCCAGGTTATGGGTACCGGGAAAATCAAATACGATGGTTACGCCGGTAATGCGACGTGGTTCTGTACCCATTATTTTCTGAATACTCACTTTGGTGCCTTCGATGGCCCAGTTGTTATCTCTTGCCTTGATGCCCATGATGGTAAGCATACACGAGCCGAGGGCCGTGGCTACCAGGTCAGTAGGAGAGAATCTTTCACCTTTTCCATTGTTATCTACCGGTGCATCTGTTTCAATGACGGTGGCTGATCGCAGGTGGGTTGCTGTAGTCCGTAATTCGCCGGTGTAGATAATTTCCGCTGTTTGCATGATGTATAGTTTTAAAGTCCTTTGTATGGTTGGTAATCAAACTGTAAAATAAGTGTATTTTTAGAACAAGTTAAAAGGCAGGGTAAGAGCCTTATCAAACTAAAAAAAATTAGGTACGTTTGTAATATTAACATAACAATACCTTTATTCAAGCGTTTATTTATTATAATAATAGCCCATCACTGTGAAAAAAATATACTTAATCCTGTTTTTAGCAACGATCACGGGTAGTTTGCAAGCGCAAACCACCAGCAGGCAAACGGAACAGTCTAAGAAAGATGAAAAAGAGCAGCGTAAGCTGAAGAAGATAGCGATCTTCCGTGAACAGGAGGAGGGGGAAAATGTGTTCCAGCGTGACTTTTCGATAGGCGGCCGTTTGAATACCGATGGCTGGTCCGGTTTCCTGGAAATGGGTTACCGTAAGAGCAGGAAGGCTGTTAATTATTTCCAGTTTGAATTTGCGGAGAAGAAAGACCCCAAAGAAGATAAGCGCCAGGGTGCTGGTGGCGGTTTTTATAGTACCGACCGGCCTTTTATCTTCGGTAAACAAAATAATTTTTACCAGGCGAAGCTGGGTGCTGGTCAACGTTACCTGATTGGTGGTAAAGGGAACAAGAACGGGGTGGAAGTAAGCGCGATCTATTATGGTGGCGTGTCTCTGGGCCTGTTGAAGCCTTACTACCTGAATGTAAAGAACCAGGCCGGCGACCAGGTGGAAGAAATAAAATATGATCCCAATAATCCGGGAAATTTCCTGGAATTCTCCAAAATTACCGGTGGTGCAGGCTTCGGAAAGGGCTGGAGCGAGTTGAGCGTGGTTCCGGGCTTACATGCCAAATTAGGGATGCGGTTCGACTGGGCACATTTCAATGAGGTGGTAAGTGCCCTGGAAATAGGGGTGAATGCGGAAATGTACAGCAAAAAAGTGCCGATCATGGCTACCACAGAAAATAAACAGTTCTTTTTTAATGCATATGTTGCCTTACAATTCGGTAAGCGATGGAATAGGAGATAAGTGTTAACTTTGCTTTTTTAAAGAAAGGAATCAGCGATGCAAGAACTACCCGTTATAGCCGCCGAACCGGCGACAACAAGAGTAAAAAAGCCAGACTGGCTGCGCGTTAAATTACCCATAGGCGAGAATTATAAACAGGTGAGAAACCTGGTAGATACCCATAAATTACATACGATCTGTGAGAGTGGCAACTGTCCTAATATGGGCGAATGCTGGGGAGCCGGCACGGCTACCTTTATGATCCTGGGAAATATCTGTACCCGTAGTTGCGGATTTTGTGCCGTAGCTACCGGCCGTCCGGAAGCCGTGGATCATGATGAACCACAACGTGTGGCAGAGGCGATCTACCTGATGAAGGTGAAACACGCCGTTATAACTTCTGTAGACAGGGACGAGCTGAAAGATGGCGGTTCCATTATCTGGGCCAATACCATCAATGCAGTAAGGGCATTAAACCCTCAAACGACAATGGAAACCCTGATCCCCGATTTTCGCGGACAGTGGGAAAACCTGCAACGTATTATTGACGTGGCGCCGGAAATCGTTTCTCACAACCTGGAAACAGTAGAACGTTTAACCAAGCAGGTAAGGATCCAGGCCAAATATCACCGCAGCCTGGAAGTAATCCGCCGCTTAAAGGCAGGTGGCATGCGTACCAAGAGCGGTATCATGCTGGGCCTTGGCGAAACAAAGGAAGAAGTGATCCAGGCAATGCAGGATCTGTATGATAACGGTTGTGATGTGGTTACATTAGGGCAATATCTGCAACCTACACCCAAACACCTGCCGGTGGTACGCTTCGTTCACCCGGATGAATTTGCCGAGTTACGCGAGATAGGATACAATATGGGATTAGATTATGTAGAATCTGGCCCGTTAGTAAGATCTTCTTATCATGCAGAAAAACATATTGTCAGCGGTCGTAATAAGGGATGACCGGAACTCAATTTCATGTAATTGTTAAAATCCATCCTCAGGATGGATTTTTGTTTTCAGAAGCTTATCTTAGCGCCTCAAAATATTTTACCTAAGTAACAGCATGCTGTTATAACTACCTACTTCACTGTTATATTGTTTGATACAAATGCGGAAACCCACCTGTAAGATTAGCTTACAGGAGCCAACCTCACTTTGATCAAACAATGACCTTAACCTGTCCTGTTACTGCAATAAAGAATGCGGGCTTAACATGGGTACGCGGGAACATTTTTACTGTCTATAGATGGTATTTAAAGCATATAATGAAGATAGATGCCAACCATAAAGGAGGTTATAGCCTCGCTTATGCCAGCATTTTTCTTTTGATTGGTACAATGATGAACTGAATGTCAAAAG
The Chitinophaga sp. MM2321 DNA segment above includes these coding regions:
- a CDS encoding OsmC family protein, translating into MQTAEIIYTGELRTTATHLRSATVIETDAPVDNNGKGERFSPTDLVATALGSCMLTIMGIKARDNNWAIEGTKVSIQKIMGTEPRRITGVTIVFDFPGTHNLGEKEKTVLERAALTCPVAKSVHPDLVQDVTFNW
- the lipA gene encoding lipoyl synthase, with the protein product MQELPVIAAEPATTRVKKPDWLRVKLPIGENYKQVRNLVDTHKLHTICESGNCPNMGECWGAGTATFMILGNICTRSCGFCAVATGRPEAVDHDEPQRVAEAIYLMKVKHAVITSVDRDELKDGGSIIWANTINAVRALNPQTTMETLIPDFRGQWENLQRIIDVAPEIVSHNLETVERLTKQVRIQAKYHRSLEVIRRLKAGGMRTKSGIMLGLGETKEEVIQAMQDLYDNGCDVVTLGQYLQPTPKHLPVVRFVHPDEFAELREIGYNMGLDYVESGPLVRSSYHAEKHIVSGRNKG